The nucleotide window CAATCGCCCTCCGCCGGATCCTTCCATTGTCGGAACCATTTCAACCCATGGGCCACGTGCCCGATTTCATCGCGGTAGATCCGGTCCAGCAGCGCCGCGGTTCCGCGATCCCCGGCCTCCGTGAAGCACCGGGCGAAATGGCGGCAGAAATCGAGGTTGGCCTGCTCGAACGTGAGGCTCAGGCCGGTGACGAAGTCCAGCGGACTCGCCATCGGGGCGACCGTGCGCCAGAAGTATCCGCTCACGGGGAGCTCCCCAAAGGCCACCCCGAGGGCTTCCATCCGGCGCAGGTACATGCGCGTGTGCTCCTGTTCGTCGCGGAGCGTCTGGAGCACGCCGCGGCGAAAGGCGGGCGGCGCGTCGGGAAACCTCAGGAGCACGAGCGCCATGAGTTCGGTGGCCAGCAGTTCGTGGTTGGCGAAAAAGTGCAGCAGGCGTCCCCGGTCCCGATCGTCCGTCAGCCGGTGCGCGGGCGGGCTGGGCGTCCCCGGAGCCCCCGAGCGCTTGAAGGTCAGTCCTTCCGGCCGTCCGGGAGCGTCGGGGACCTCGATGGCGGGGCCGGGATGCGCGTCGGTGAGCGTGTCCGGACTCCGGAGCTTGTCCTCCAGCGTCCGGGCAAACAGCACCCGCCCGGCAAACTCCCTCAGTTCCATCGGCGACGGGATTCTGGAGGAAACGGGCGTTCATGGGGAGGCGTGAAGTGACGGTGACGCTGCCGACGGCCCGCACAAACCCCTTCCCACTGCCGGCGGTCGGGCCGCATTCTGCCGCCATGCGGAAACGCCGGGAGGCGCGCGAGCGCGCCATCCAGTTCCTGTTCCAGTGCGACCTGAATCCTCCGGAGAGTGTTCCGGTGGCGCTGGATCATTTCTGGGATGCCCACCGCCTGCACCTCCAACTGGACCGCAACCCGGGGCCGACCTGGGGTCAGCCGGTGGCGGTCGCCCCGCCAGGGCCGGACGAGCAGGCGTTGCGCCTGTTTGCCGACGCCCTGATCACCGGGGCGTTGCAGCACCGGGAGGAGGCCGATGAGGTCATCCGCCGGTTTGCGAAAAACTGGGACCTGCACCGGATCGCCGCCGTGGACCGCACCATCCTGAGACTGGCCATCTACGAGATGCTGCATCGCGATGACATCCCGCCGGTGGTCAGCATCAACGAGGCCGTGGATCTCGCAAAGAAGTTCTCCACCGACCAGAGCGGCAAGTTCGTCAACGGGATCCTCGACAAGGTGAAGTCCACCATCCTGCGGCCGGCGCGGACCGCCAAGGAGCCGTCCGAAGCCTGATGGATACGGCATCCAGTTCCGAGGCGCGCGTGGCCGACCTGCATCTGCATACCCGGTTCTCCGACGGCACCGACACTCCGGAAGCCCTTGCCGCCGGGGCGGCTGCCGCGGGGTTGCACGCCGTTGCCCTGACGGACCACGACACGCTGGCAGGATGCGGCCGGATGGCAGCCGCCTGCGCGGAACGCGGGATCGAATTCATCCCGGGAGCCGAATTGACCGCGGCACTGGGTGATCGCGAATTTCACATTCTGGGCTACTGGCTGGATCCGGCATCGGCCCTGCTGCAGGCGCGGTTGACGGAGTTTCAGGAGGGGCGCACGCAGCGCATCTTTGAGATGGTGGACCGCCTGAACCGCAGGGGTGTGGATCTCCGGGCGGATGCCGTGCTGGCTCTGGCGGATGGCGGGACGCCGGGGCGGCCCCACGTGGCGCGGGCCCTGGTGCAAGGCGGCTTCTGCGTGGACTACGACACCGCCTTTGAGCGGTTCCTCAAGAAGGGACGTCCGGGCTGGGTGCCCAAGGCGGCCCGGTCCGTTGAGGAAACGATCCATCTCATCCACGGTGCGGGCGGTGTGGCGGTCCTGGCGCATCCGGGCCTTTACCGCGCCGATACCCTTCTGCCGGCGCTCGCGGCTGCGGGGTTGGACGGACTGGAGTGCTGGCACACGCGGCACTCGGCGGCGGCGTCCGAAAGCTACGCCCGGGTCGCCACCCAGCTGGGACTGGTGGCGACAGGCGGGAGCGACTGCCATGGCATGGCCCGTGGGGAGCGATTGATCGGCAGGGTGCGCCTGCCCTATGCGCAGGTCCGTTCCCTCCGCGAGCGGTGCCCGATTCCGGTGGCGGCGGCCTGAACCTCCATTGCATCACCCCGTGGGATTCTTCGACAAACTCAAGGCGGCCTTCAGCCGGACCACCTCGTCGCTCTCGCATGAGATCCGGCGCATCGTCACCCGGTCTCCCCGGTTGACGGCGGAGAACCTCGGCGAACTTGAGACGGCCCTCCTGCGCGCCGATCTCGGGGTTGCCATGACCCAGCAGATCCTTGGCGCGGCCCGCACCGCGTTTGAGACCCAGGGAAAGTCGGGACTCGACTTTGTCGAGGTGGCGATCGGCGAGGTGACCCGCGCCCTCGAGGGGGCGGATCCGTCCCTCAAGTCCCATCCGGACGGCCTGACGGTGGTGTCCATCGTCGGGGTCAACGGCACCGGCAAGACGACCACCTCGGCGAAGCTGGCGCACCGCATGGCACGGCAGGGTGAACCCGCGATGCTGGCGGCCTGCGACACCTTTCGCGCCGCCGCCATCGAGCAACTCAAGTTGTGGGGCCAGCGTCTGGAGATCCCGGTGATCTCGGGTGCGGACCGCGCGGATCCGGCATCGGTCGCCCACGACGCGGTCAGCGCCGCCCTGTCCCGACAGGCCCGCTGGCTGTTCGTGGACACGGCGGGACGGCTGCACACCAAGAACAACCTCATGGCCGAACTGCAGAAGGTGCACCGGGTGATTGCCAAGCGGATGCCGGGTGCGCCGCATGAGGTGCTGCTCGTGCTCGACGGTTCCACGGGCCTGAATGCGTTGAACCAGGCGCGCGAGTTTCACAAGGCGGTCGCATTGACCGGACTGGTCATCACCAAGCTCGACGGCACCAGCAAGGGTGGGGCCGTCGTGGCCATTCAGAAGGAGCTGGGCATCCCGGTGAAGTTCATCGGCGTGGGCGAGCAACCGGAGGACCTGCAGCCGTTCAACGCCCGGGAGTTCGCGGACGCCCTGTTCGAGACCCGCGAGCCGTGACCGAAGCGTCGCTCATGCGGCGGGCGCTCCGGCTCGCCCGCCGGGCCCTGGGGGAAACGTCACCCAACCCCATGGTGGGGGCGATTGTTGTGCGTGGCGGTGAGGTCCTGGGCGAGGGATGGCACCGGCGTGCCGGGGGGCCTCATGCCGAGATCGAGGCGCTCGAGGCGGCGCGCCGCCGCGGCCATCGGACCGAGGGGGCCACCCTGGTGGTCACGCTGGAGCCGTGCTGCACGCATGGACGGACGCCGCCCTGCACCGGAGCGATCGTTGCGGCCGGGATCCGGCGGGTGGTCGCCGGGGCCACGGATCCCAACCCGCGCCATGCTGGTCGGGGATTCGATGCCTTGCGGGAGGCGGGGGTTGACGTGGCCACCGGTGTGCTCGGGGAGGACGCCGCCCGCCTGAACGAAGGCTTCAACCACTGGATCCGCCGGGAAACCCCGTGGGTGACGCTGAAGGCCGCCATGAGCCTGGACGGCCGACTGGCCACCCGGACCGGTGAGTCCCGATGGGTGAGCGGCGAGCGGGCCCGGGCGCACGGGCAGCGGCTGCGTCGCGCAAGCGACGCCATCCTGGTCGGCATCGGAACCGTCCTCGCCGACAACCCGGCCCTCACCCTCCGGCGGGGCGGTACTCCGGTGGGGTGCCGGCTCCGGGTGGTTCTGGACACCCGGGCGCGCACACCGGCCGACGCCCGGGTCGTATGCGATGCGTTTGCGGACCGGACGCGGATCGTCGTGGGCCGTGAGGCGCCGGAAGGTCGGGTGGCGGCCTTGCGGCGGCGAGTCGTCGTGTGGACCGCGCCGCTGCGGAACGGCCACGTGGACCTTCGTTGGGTGCTGAAGCGGCTCGGACGGGAGCGGGTCACCAGCGTGCTGGTGGAGGGCGGCGGCGAGGTGCATGCCGCCTTCCTCGAAGCCGGACTGGCCCACCGGATCTCCTGGGTGATGGCGCCCCTTGTGATCGGTGGTCGCGAGGCACCCCGTGCGGTGGCCGGCGACGGATTTGCCACGCGGGACCGGATGCCGGGCCTGGACGCGATTCAGTGGCGGCGGCTCGGGGACGATTTGCTGCTGGAGGCGCTGGTCGTGCATGCTCCTCGGCGTCGCCGGGGCGGCGGTTGAGCCGCTTCGACCCGGATCACTCATGTTCACCGGCATCGTTGAGGAAACCGGCACGGTCCACCGGGTGGAGACCCCTGCAAAGGCCATCCGGCTCACCGTGGACGCCCGGGTCGCCGGACGTGGTGTCCGGTTGGGGGACAGCATTGCGGTCAATGGTTGCTGCCTGACGGTGGTCCATCGCCGCGCCCGCTCCGGCGGGGTGCGACTGGGCTTTGACCTCCTGCGCGAGACCTGGGACCGGACCAACCTTTCGTCGGTCGTGCCGGGTTCCCAGGTCAACCTGGAGCGATCGCTGGCGGTGGGCGACCGGCTTGGAGGGCATTTTGTCACCGGACACATTGACGGCACCGGCACCATCACCCGCTGGGAACGGCGCGGCGCGGACCATGTTTTGGACATCGCCGTTCCGGCGGCCATCCGGCGCCAGGTGGTCTTCAAGGGATGCGTGGCTGTGGACGGCATCAGCCTCACCGTGGCCGCGGTGCTACGGAATGGATTTCGCATCTGGATCATTCCCCACACGCATGGCGTCACCGCGTTGTGCGAACGACGGATCGGCGACCGGGTCAACGTTGAGGCGGATCTGCTGGGCAAGTACGTGGACCGGTTTCTGCGGGGGCGCGCGCCGGTTGCATCGCGGTAAGAGGAGCCACCGGCGGCGGGCTCAGACGAAAATGGCCCGAAGCGTTCTCCCTGAGCCCGCTTCCTTGGGACTCCGGGCAGGTGGAGATCCTCCAGGCGTGCGGCTCCGCGAAGCCCCACCTCGAATCGGGCCGGTTACGGCAACCTGTTCAAACGGTGGAGCACCTCCGCCCGGTGGGTCCGGGAGACGGTGAGGGTGCGTCCGCCACGGAGTTCGAGTGTCTGGTCGCCGTGCGTACGCGGGGTTACGGAGCAGACGGCGTCCAGGTTGACGATGGCAAACCGGCTGATGCGGACGAAGCGGTCGGAGGGCAGCCGGTTGGCCAGTTGCCCCAGTGATTCGCTGACGGGGAGGGAAACGCCATTCCGGGTGATCATCTCGCTGTGGATGTTGGCGGAGAGGACCAGTTCAATGTCTTCGGAATCCATCACGATCCAGCGCCCGTTGGATCGCAGGGCGATGCGTCCGTCAGTCGCCGACGCTGATGAACCCGCAGGGTTGCGGGAGCGCATTGGACCGGCCCTGGCGCGCTGCAGCGCCGATCGCAGCCGCTTCGTGTCAAATGGCTTCAGGAGATAATCCACCGCGCCCGCATGGAAGGCCTCCACCGCACGGTCGGTGTGTGCGGTGACCAGGATGACTGCCGGACGGGTACGGTCTCCGAGGGCACGCAGAACCGCGAAGGCATCAAGGCCGGGCAGCCGGATGTCGAGGATGGCAATCGTGGGGTTGTGGATCCTGAGCATTCGGACCGCCTCCAGGCCGTCGGTGGCTTCGCCGACCAGACGGAATTCCGGCTCGTGGTCCAGGAGCGCCCGGAGCCGTTCCCTTGCCAGGGGTTCGTCATCGGCGATGAGCACCGTGACCATGCGCGTGCCGCTCATTGACCGGCAGGCCCGATGTGGTTGTGCAACTGCCGGCCCGTAACCTCCAACCTCAGGGGCTTCAATTCGAGAGCCTTTGGGACGGGATTGCCCTCCTCAAGTTCATAGGCCCGGTCCATTTCAAGCCCGTTGAACGTTTGCCGGATGCCACCGCCCGGCCACTCGACCTCCACGGACTTCACCGCTTGCGCATTCCCGAGGCCCAGTTCCTGTCGCAGGGGATTCGACCCAAAACTCGCGCCGCTGTTGACGGTTTTGAAGAGGCGTCGCGGCCCGGTCGGAGTGTCCAGGTTCACCTGGATCCGCGCCCCGATGGCCGCGCGATTCCCGACCGTTCCGCGGAGTTTCAACTTCAGCCAACGATTCGTGCTTCCGGGGTTCATAAACAGTGCATTTCGATAAGTGTCGCCCGGAAATGCGCCGCCCATGACCGTGTACACGTCCTGGTCTCCGTCGTTGTCCAGATCCGCAATCTGGCAGTTCTCCTGTTCACCGAGACGGAGATACGCGATGGCTTTGCGGATGCGGAGCTCCGCCTCGAGTCCTTCCCGAAGCCGGCCGCCCGCCCCGGCCACCAGTCCCTCGAGATCGCGGATGACACCCAGCGCGTCGTCCGTTCTCCCCGAAAGCAGGAGCTGGTTGCTCAGGTTGAATCGGAGCGACGCCTGTTGCTGGAAGTTGGACGCCCGCGTGAGGGCGGCCTCCAGGCGCGGCACTTGACGGTCGGTCAGGTAGGCCATGGACGACGGGTCGGCCGTCTCGCGGATGTGCGCGAGACGTGCCGCCATGCGCTGATTGGACGTGTTGAGACCCGGAAACGTCGTGGCCGCGGCCCGCCGTCCAGCGGACTCGGAGTGGATTGCCGCGTCGGCAGCGACCGCTCGAGGAGCGATTCCAAGGACGGATCCCCAGGTCAGCACAAGGAGCGAAACGGTCGCGAGCGCGGCGTGTTGACTCATCCGGGGCACCGTAGCCGGATCGCGCAGCCTCCAGCCGGTCCATTGGGGTTGAGGACGGATCGTGACGAGTGAACCGGTCTGATTCCGGGGCCGAAGGCCCAGAGGATCAGGGCCGCGTCGTACACATCGCGTGGAGGGTGGCCGGGCGGGAGCGGCAAGGTTCACCGTTGTCGGCCCGGTGCGGCCCAAGGATGCGGAGACCCTGAAGAACACCGCGGCGTCGAGTGGGCACCTTGTGGAAATGCCCGACCAGTTCGAAATCCATCAAGGGACTGTCCTTGGATCCGGCTTCCTTCCGGCTCGGAAAGCGCCCCACCACCGCAGAAAAAAAAGCGGGCTTGGGGGTGACACACGGTTTGCACCGCCCAAGCCCGCCAACCCTTCCACACGGAAGGATTCATTGAGGGGACGCGACAGTCCTACGCGCCAGCAACGGGGTGTTCAAGGCGATTGTGGCAAAATGTTTTCCGCTCGGTCTTCCGGGCGAACCGGACTGCGGTGGGCCAGGACGGCGTCGGTCTGTCGTCGTCGAAACGTTTCGTAGGCGGTGCGATGTTCGGGATGCCGGAGGCCGAGGATGGCCGCGGCCAGAAGGGCGGCATTCACTGCGCCCGCAACGCCGATGGCCATCGTGCCCACGGGGACACCTGCGGGCATCTGGACGATGCTCAGGAGGGAATCCATGCCGTTGAGGGCCTTGGATTGGACAGGTACACCCAGCACCGGGAGCACCGTCTTGCTCGCGCACATTCCGGGCAGGTGTGCCGCCCCACCCGCTCCCGCAATGAGGACTTCGAGACCGCGGCCTGCGGCGCTTTCGGCATACTCGAACAGCAGATCCGGAGTTCGGTGGGCGCTCACCACGCTGGCTTCGTATGGGATGCCGAGGGCTGCCAGTTGTTGCGCTGCGTGCTGCAGGGTCTCCCAGTCGCTCTGGGAGCCCATGATGATTCCGACCCGGGGTTGGCTCATGCAGGCCAAGTGAAGGCTTGGAACCGGCCGCGGTTCAATCCGGAAGGCGACCGTCACGGAGTTCGGCGGCGACTTCGGGCGGGCGTCGCCGGTTCGTGAGTTGGGCGTGCGGCGGACTTCCACCGCAATGGCGAAGCGGTTGCCCGACGAAGGGGTCCTGGTTCATTTTTCCGGGGTCATGACGCAGCGGCCGCCGGAAAGCTTTTCCGGGGGGTCTCCATCGGAGATCGCCCAGTTCATCCGCCACCGGCAGGATGCCCTCAGTCTGTTGCGCCGGGTGGTGGTGGAGGCGGACCGCACCCGGGTGCTGGACGTCAACCGCAACGAGCTGGTGTTTCCCGGGATCAGCTTTGGGCACCCATGGCTGGCGACCATTTTGCGCGAGGCGGGCGCCTCCTTTGATCCCGCGACTCTCGGGACCCCGGGCAACACTCCGGGAGGCGTCCGGGAGTTCCGGGTATCCGCAAAGTACCCTTGGGCGCACGACCGGGTGGACTGAGGCACCCGGTGGCGACCTGGCCGGCTGGTCCTGGCGGTGCAAGCACCCGCCCATGGACCCCAACGGAAGGATTGCAGAACGGCACCGGGTTTCGTGACCCTGCGGCGCGGTGGACCCTCTCATGACACTTCCAGTCGGGCAGGTCGCGCGCATCCATTTTGCGATGCCCGGCGTGAAGGCCGGCTGAGCGGGTTTTGGCACCACTCCAATGAACGCTGCACGGCATGGGTTCGAGCGGTCGGATTCGA belongs to Verrucomicrobiia bacterium and includes:
- a CDS encoding PHP domain-containing protein yields the protein MDTASSSEARVADLHLHTRFSDGTDTPEALAAGAAAAGLHAVALTDHDTLAGCGRMAAACAERGIEFIPGAELTAALGDREFHILGYWLDPASALLQARLTEFQEGRTQRIFEMVDRLNRRGVDLRADAVLALADGGTPGRPHVARALVQGGFCVDYDTAFERFLKKGRPGWVPKAARSVEETIHLIHGAGGVAVLAHPGLYRADTLLPALAAAGLDGLECWHTRHSAAASESYARVATQLGLVATGGSDCHGMARGERLIGRVRLPYAQVRSLRERCPIPVAAA
- a CDS encoding response regulator transcription factor, which encodes MSGTRMVTVLIADDEPLARERLRALLDHEPEFRLVGEATDGLEAVRMLRIHNPTIAILDIRLPGLDAFAVLRALGDRTRPAVILVTAHTDRAVEAFHAGAVDYLLKPFDTKRLRSALQRARAGPMRSRNPAGSSASATDGRIALRSNGRWIVMDSEDIELVLSANIHSEMITRNGVSLPVSESLGQLANRLPSDRFVRISRFAIVNLDAVCSVTPRTHGDQTLELRGGRTLTVSRTHRAEVLHRLNRLP
- a CDS encoding ASPIC/UnbV domain-containing protein; translated protein: MSQHAALATVSLLVLTWGSVLGIAPRAVAADAAIHSESAGRRAAATTFPGLNTSNQRMAARLAHIRETADPSSMAYLTDRQVPRLEAALTRASNFQQQASLRFNLSNQLLLSGRTDDALGVIRDLEGLVAGAGGRLREGLEAELRIRKAIAYLRLGEQENCQIADLDNDGDQDVYTVMGGAFPGDTYRNALFMNPGSTNRWLKLKLRGTVGNRAAIGARIQVNLDTPTGPRRLFKTVNSGASFGSNPLRQELGLGNAQAVKSVEVEWPGGGIRQTFNGLEMDRAYELEEGNPVPKALELKPLRLEVTGRQLHNHIGPAGQ
- the nusB gene encoding transcription antitermination factor NusB, whose protein sequence is MRKRREARERAIQFLFQCDLNPPESVPVALDHFWDAHRLHLQLDRNPGPTWGQPVAVAPPGPDEQALRLFADALITGALQHREEADEVIRRFAKNWDLHRIAAVDRTILRLAIYEMLHRDDIPPVVSINEAVDLAKKFSTDQSGKFVNGILDKVKSTILRPARTAKEPSEA
- the purE gene encoding 5-(carboxyamino)imidazole ribonucleotide mutase translates to MSQPRVGIIMGSQSDWETLQHAAQQLAALGIPYEASVVSAHRTPDLLFEYAESAAGRGLEVLIAGAGGAAHLPGMCASKTVLPVLGVPVQSKALNGMDSLLSIVQMPAGVPVGTMAIGVAGAVNAALLAAAILGLRHPEHRTAYETFRRRQTDAVLAHRSPVRPEDRAENILPQSP
- the ribD gene encoding bifunctional diaminohydroxyphosphoribosylaminopyrimidine deaminase/5-amino-6-(5-phosphoribosylamino)uracil reductase RibD, with product MRRALRLARRALGETSPNPMVGAIVVRGGEVLGEGWHRRAGGPHAEIEALEAARRRGHRTEGATLVVTLEPCCTHGRTPPCTGAIVAAGIRRVVAGATDPNPRHAGRGFDALREAGVDVATGVLGEDAARLNEGFNHWIRRETPWVTLKAAMSLDGRLATRTGESRWVSGERARAHGQRLRRASDAILVGIGTVLADNPALTLRRGGTPVGCRLRVVLDTRARTPADARVVCDAFADRTRIVVGREAPEGRVAALRRRVVVWTAPLRNGHVDLRWVLKRLGRERVTSVLVEGGGEVHAAFLEAGLAHRISWVMAPLVIGGREAPRAVAGDGFATRDRMPGLDAIQWRRLGDDLLLEALVVHAPRRRRGGG
- the ftsY gene encoding signal recognition particle-docking protein FtsY, whose protein sequence is MGFFDKLKAAFSRTTSSLSHEIRRIVTRSPRLTAENLGELETALLRADLGVAMTQQILGAARTAFETQGKSGLDFVEVAIGEVTRALEGADPSLKSHPDGLTVVSIVGVNGTGKTTTSAKLAHRMARQGEPAMLAACDTFRAAAIEQLKLWGQRLEIPVISGADRADPASVAHDAVSAALSRQARWLFVDTAGRLHTKNNLMAELQKVHRVIAKRMPGAPHEVLLVLDGSTGLNALNQAREFHKAVALTGLVITKLDGTSKGGAVVAIQKELGIPVKFIGVGEQPEDLQPFNAREFADALFETREP
- a CDS encoding riboflavin synthase; amino-acid sequence: MFTGIVEETGTVHRVETPAKAIRLTVDARVAGRGVRLGDSIAVNGCCLTVVHRRARSGGVRLGFDLLRETWDRTNLSSVVPGSQVNLERSLAVGDRLGGHFVTGHIDGTGTITRWERRGADHVLDIAVPAAIRRQVVFKGCVAVDGISLTVAAVLRNGFRIWIIPHTHGVTALCERRIGDRVNVEADLLGKYVDRFLRGRAPVASR